From bacterium, one genomic window encodes:
- a CDS encoding NAD+ synthase encodes MKIAVCQIDTTVGDFDGNTDKVLASLRKAKAEGCAIALFPELTLTGYPPRDLLDRLSFFQAAQKALDQVASAAQGILAVVGTILENPGPGNPLFNAAVAVTDGKILQTYHKVLLPNYDVFDEARYFAPAPRPEPPFEFKGLKVALTICEDIWNVEGVFTHRLYAKDPMEEIGKAKPDLVLNLSASPFHQAKLSVRQALLKDVARKAQCPVLYCNLVGGNDELVFDGCSMVVDGGGSLFQLGKAFEEDLLVFDTENPTLKTSQVPESEQAKIYQALVTGTRDYVRKCGFQKVLVGLSGGIDSALVAALAAEALGPQNVMGVTMPSPYSSRGSIEDSRELAANLGIEFKEIPITPLFESALSSLGPAFQGTPKDITEENLQARLRGLLLMALSNKFGRLVLSTGNKSEIAVGYCTLYGDMCGGLAVISDVPKVMVYELARYANRDKPLIPEAIFTKAPSAELRPNQKDQDSLPPYEDLDAILRLYVEENQPPSKIVKAGFDAGLVRDVLKKINQNEYKRRQMAPGLKVTTKAFGMGRRVPIAQKFKEDTP; translated from the coding sequence ATGAAGATCGCCGTCTGCCAGATCGATACCACCGTAGGGGATTTCGATGGGAACACCGACAAGGTCCTCGCTTCCCTTCGGAAAGCCAAGGCGGAAGGCTGCGCCATCGCCCTCTTTCCCGAGCTGACCCTGACCGGTTATCCGCCCCGGGACCTCCTGGACCGCCTGTCTTTTTTCCAAGCCGCCCAAAAAGCCCTGGATCAAGTGGCCTCCGCCGCCCAAGGGATCCTGGCGGTGGTGGGGACCATCCTGGAGAACCCCGGGCCCGGCAACCCCCTTTTCAACGCGGCCGTGGCGGTAACGGACGGAAAGATCCTCCAGACCTACCACAAGGTCCTGCTCCCCAATTATGACGTCTTCGATGAAGCCCGTTACTTCGCTCCCGCACCTCGGCCTGAACCGCCCTTCGAGTTCAAGGGCCTGAAGGTGGCCCTCACCATTTGCGAGGATATCTGGAACGTGGAGGGCGTTTTCACCCACCGCCTTTACGCCAAGGACCCGATGGAGGAGATCGGGAAAGCCAAACCCGACCTGGTCCTGAACCTTTCCGCTTCCCCCTTCCACCAGGCCAAGCTTTCCGTGCGCCAAGCCTTGCTCAAGGACGTGGCCCGCAAGGCCCAATGCCCGGTCCTTTACTGCAATCTGGTGGGCGGCAACGACGAGCTGGTCTTCGACGGTTGCAGCATGGTGGTGGACGGCGGCGGGAGCCTTTTTCAGCTGGGCAAGGCCTTCGAAGAGGACCTGCTCGTCTTCGACACCGAGAACCCGACCCTCAAGACCTCTCAGGTCCCCGAGAGCGAACAGGCCAAGATCTACCAGGCCCTGGTGACCGGCACTCGGGATTACGTCCGCAAATGCGGATTTCAAAAGGTCCTGGTGGGGCTTTCCGGCGGCATCGACTCGGCCCTGGTGGCCGCCCTGGCGGCCGAGGCCCTGGGTCCGCAGAACGTCATGGGAGTGACCATGCCCTCGCCCTATTCCTCGCGGGGTTCCATCGAGGATTCCCGCGAGTTGGCCGCGAACCTGGGCATCGAGTTCAAGGAGATCCCCATCACGCCGCTCTTCGAGTCGGCCCTTTCGAGCCTGGGGCCGGCCTTCCAGGGTACCCCTAAGGACATCACCGAGGAGAACCTCCAGGCCCGTTTGCGGGGCCTTCTCCTCATGGCGCTTTCCAATAAATTCGGCCGACTGGTGCTTTCCACCGGCAACAAGAGCGAGATCGCCGTGGGCTATTGCACCCTCTACGGGGACATGTGCGGAGGCCTGGCGGTCATCTCGGACGTGCCGAAGGTCATGGTCTATGAACTGGCCCGCTACGCCAACCGGGACAAGCCCCTCATCCCCGAAGCCATCTTCACCAAGGCCCCTTCCGCCGAGCTTCGCCCGAATCAGAAGGACCAGGATTCCCTGCCGCCTTATGAGGACTTGGATGCGATCCTCCGGCTTTATGTGGAAGAGAACCAGCCGCCTTCCAAGATCGTGAAAGCAGGGTTCGACGCCGGATTAGTGCGTGACGTGCTGAAAAAGATAAACCAGAACGAATACAAGCGGCGCCAGATGGCCCCGGGTCTCAAGGTCACGACCAAGGCCTTCGGCATGGGACGCCGGGTGCCCATCGCCCAGAAATTCAAGGAAGACACGCCATGA
- a CDS encoding 6-carboxytetrahydropterin synthase, translating to MKKTLAQITKEITFEAAHYLHNPKWDRARNLETFRKCSGFRKDDPRASHYPHGHSYRLAVTVQGPIQDATGFVIDFRVLKEILQREVFARFDHRFINKEVEPFKSSPAVQPTAENMAKTIWDLLESPLRNEKVSLKKVVLWETPDSSATYRGGKKG from the coding sequence ATGAAAAAGACCCTCGCCCAGATCACTAAGGAGATCACCTTCGAGGCCGCCCATTACCTGCACAATCCCAAGTGGGACCGGGCAAGGAACCTGGAGACCTTCCGGAAATGTTCGGGGTTCCGAAAGGATGACCCCAGGGCCTCCCACTATCCCCATGGGCATTCTTACCGCCTGGCGGTGACGGTCCAGGGCCCCATCCAGGACGCGACCGGCTTCGTTATCGACTTCCGGGTCCTGAAGGAGATCCTCCAGCGGGAGGTCTTCGCCCGTTTCGACCACCGCTTCATCAATAAGGAAGTGGAGCCCTTCAAATCCTCGCCGGCCGTCCAACCCACCGCTGAGAACATGGCCAAGACCATCTGGGACCTATTGGAAAGTCCTTTGAGGAATGAAAAAGTTTCCCTGAAAAAAGTTGTCCTCTGGGAAACACCCGACAGCTCGGCCACCTATCGCGGCGGAAAAAAGGGATAA
- a CDS encoding SOS response-associated peptidase, with the protein MCSRYALKNKPKDIAGLFKTEKVVDWKPRYNIAPAQRIPAFIRTLDHKGHEFKMLQWGFFAPWAQGGRLLVNVQSEEIRQKPVFTESFEKWRCLIPASGFFEWRHQAKETRPFYFQMADEAPFAFAGIWGQQKVEGENVEVCAILTTQPNEMVRAVHDRMPVILDPKDFGLWLDSEDVRDFERIEALFKPFPAARMKSYAVGSVVNKVAHDGPECIQPSNEPETLSFQF; encoded by the coding sequence ATGTGCTCCCGTTACGCGTTGAAAAACAAGCCCAAGGACATCGCCGGCCTCTTCAAGACCGAAAAGGTCGTGGATTGGAAGCCGCGCTACAACATCGCTCCCGCCCAAAGGATCCCCGCTTTTATCCGGACACTGGACCACAAGGGTCATGAGTTCAAGATGCTCCAATGGGGCTTTTTCGCTCCCTGGGCCCAGGGAGGGCGACTCCTGGTCAATGTCCAGAGCGAGGAGATCCGGCAAAAACCGGTCTTCACCGAGTCCTTCGAGAAGTGGCGTTGCCTCATCCCGGCGAGCGGGTTCTTTGAGTGGAGGCACCAGGCCAAGGAAACGCGGCCCTTTTATTTTCAGATGGCCGACGAGGCGCCTTTCGCTTTTGCGGGCATCTGGGGCCAACAGAAGGTCGAGGGTGAGAACGTGGAGGTCTGCGCCATCCTCACCACCCAACCCAACGAGATGGTGAGGGCGGTCCACGACCGTATGCCGGTCATCCTGGACCCGAAGGATTTCGGCCTTTGGCTGGATTCGGAGGATGTCAGGGATTTTGAGAGGATCGAGGCGCTTTTCAAACCCTTCCCGGCGGCGCGGATGAAGTCCTACGCGGTCGGGTCCGTCGTCAACAAGGTCGCCCACGACGGGCCGGAATGCATCCAGCCTTCCAATGAGCCGGAGACCCTTTCCTTCCAGTTCTAG